One genomic region from Rosa rugosa chromosome 1, drRosRugo1.1, whole genome shotgun sequence encodes:
- the LOC133724654 gene encoding subtilisin-like protease SBT1.5 — MSLFPFLIYALFWATVSRSEVFIVRVQNDLKPPQHSINHEWYASTLNTLSATNDSLHYVYNTVFHGFSADLTTQQANQLRQRPEIVSVFRDRLLKHHTTRSPAFLGLNTNETNDQGILKLSDSGANVIIGVIDSGIWPEHRSFHDHGLGPIPSHWKGRCLPGDSENAATFCNRKLIGARYFTRGINNETEVSSARDDVGHGTHTASTMAGRHVGSASFLGFAKGVASGMAPKARLAVYRVCGKTGCAQSDVLAGIEQAVQDGVDVISMSLGGDSSLPYDKDPIAIATFAATEKGIVCSASGGNAGPDHGTVTNVAPWITTVGASTIDRDFRADLVLGNGRVIAGCSLYHGTWPEKTSAPLVYTGGICMELTNKKRIPDFVRGNIVVCNYISTVFPEDFDRIRNAGAVGMVGIEQNDLLAIPYSIPALAIRRSARDELLRYMNVTKNARAAMRFLGTVTGVKPAPVVADFSSRGPNLLSPFVVKPDVIAPGVNILAAWPQFDGFSDFSIMSGTSMSCPHVSGIAALLRGARPSWSPAMIKSAMMTTAYTKYRDGGPLLDELHRHQVVWGIGAGHVDPQKALDPGLVYDLKADDYINFLCASNYSDEQVRAITQKTTACKGRKGFTQPWDFNYPAISPVFDVTRWPKSEDVIVRKSVTNVGEGSSTYIVRSVINPFGVKVRVIPPILKFSRKGEIQSYVVKFTADKNVGVPRHGNVAFGQLIWTDGKHKVSSPITVTYMG, encoded by the coding sequence ATGAGTCTCTTTCCTTTTTTAATTTACGCCCTTTTCTGGGCTACTGTTTCACGTAGTGAAGTGTTCATAGTCCGAGTCCAAAACGACCTGAAACCGCCACAACACTCCATAAACCATGAATGGTACGCTTCTACCCTCAACACTCTGTCTGCAACAAACGACTCCCTCCATTACGTCTACAACACTGTCTTTCATGGCTTCTCCGCCGACCTCACCACACAACAAGCCAACCAGCTACGCCAGCGTCCAGAAATAGTAAGCGTTTTCCGTGACAGACTCCTCAAACATCATACAACTAGGTCTCCTGCCTTCCTCGGCCTCAACACAAACGAAACCAACGACCAGGGCATTCTGAAACTGTCTGATTCCGGTGCCAACGTCATCATCGGTGTTATCGACAGCGGCATATGGCCAGAACACCGCAGCTTCCACGACCATGGCCTCGGACCAATCCCTTCACATTGGAAAGGCCGCTGCCTACCCGGAGATTCCGAAAATGCCGCCACCTTTTGCAACAGAAAGCTCATCGGAGCAAGATACTTCACCCGAGGCATCAACAACGAAACTGAAGTTTCTTCCGCTAGAGACGACGTTGGCCATGGAACACACACGGCGTCAACTATGGCTGGACGACACGTCGGAAGCGCATCTTTCCTCGGCTTCGCCAAAGGTGTTGCATCTGGAATGGCCCCAAAAGCACGACTTGCAGTCTACAGAGTGTGTGGGAAGACAGGGTGTGCGCAATCCGACGTACTCGCCGGTATCGAACAGGCCGTACAGGACGGCGTCGACGTCATCTCTATGTCCCTCGGCGGCGACTCCTCCTTGCCGTACGATAAGGATCCGATTGCAATCGCCACATTCGCCGCAACCGAGAAAGGCATTGTCTGTTCGGCCTCTGGAGGCAATGCGGGCCCAGATCACGGCACCGTGACTAACGTCGCACCGTGGATCACCACCGTCGGTGCAAGCACGATTGACCGTGATTTTCGGGCCGATTTAGTGCTTGGTAATGGACGCGTCATCGCTGGTTGTTCTCTCTACCATGGCACTTGGCCGGAGAAGACATCCGCACCGTTGGTTTACACCGGTGGGATATGCATGGAGCTTACCAATAAGAAACGCATCCCCGACTTCGTCCGAGGAAACATCGTGGTTTGCAATTATATCAGCACGGTTTTCCCTGAAGATTTCGACAGGATCAGGAATGCTGGTGCGGTCGGAATGGTCGGGATTGAACAAAACGACCTATTGGCAATTCCATATTCTATTCCTGCACTGGCGATCAGACGATCAGCCCGTGACGAACTTCTCCGGTATATGAACGTCACCAAGAATGCACGTGCAGCAATGCGCTTCCTTGGGACCGTTACAGGGGTGAAGCCTGCACCGGTGGTAGCCGACTTTTCGTCGCGAGGACCCAATCTGTTGTCTCCGTTTGTTGTGAAGCCCGATGTCATAGCGCCGGGTGTCAACATCTTAGCGGCTTGGCCGCAATTCGATGGTTTTTCCGATTTCAGTATAATGTCAGGGACGTCCATGTCTTGCCCCCACGTGTCGGGAATAGCTGCATTGTTGAGAGGGGCCCGCCCTAGCTGGTCTCCCGCCATGATCAAATCGGCAATGATGACCACGGCTTACACAAAGTATCGCGACGGAGGGCCGCTGCTAGATGAGTTGCATCGCCACCAGGTGGTGTGGGGGATCGGTGCCGGACACGTGGATCCTCAGAAGGCGCTTGATCCTGGTTTGGTGTATGATCTTAAGGCGGATGACTATATCAACTTTTTGTGTGCGTCGAATTATAGTGACGAACAAGTTAGGGCAATCACACAAAAGACTACTGCATGCAAGGGCAGGAAAGGCTTCACTCAACCGTGGGATTTCAACTACCCAGCTATATCGCCGGTTTTTGATGTGACGCGGTGGCCAAAATCGGAGGATGTAATTGTTCGGAAAAGTGTTACAAATGTTGGTGAAGGTTCCTCCACTTACATTGTACGTAGTGTCATCAATCCATTTGGGGTCAAGGTTCGTGTTATTCCTCCTATTTTAAAGTTTTCGAGGAAAGGTGAAATTCAGAGTTATGTTGTCAAGTTTACGGCTGATAAGAATGTGGGAGTGCCGCGACATGGGAATGTGGCTTTTGGCCAGCTGATTTGGACAGATGGGAAACATAAGGTTTCTTCACCGATTACGGTGACATATATGGGATAG
- the LOC133724655 gene encoding cyclin-dependent kinase E-1, producing the protein MGDGNRGLSANSNSNSNHGGSNKPEWLQQYDLIGKIGEGTYGLVFLARTKTPNNRGKSIAIKKFKQSKDGDGVSPTAIREIMLLREISHDNVVKLVNVHINHSDMSLYLAFDYAEHDLYEIIRHHRDKVNHAINQYTVKSLLWQLLNGLNYLHSNWIIHRDLKPSNILVMGDAEEQGVVKIADFGLARIYQAPLKSLSENGVVVTIWYRAPELLLGAKHYTSAVDMWAVGCIFAELLTLKPLFQGVEVKATPNPFQLDQLDKIFKVLGHPTLEKWPTLSNLPHWQQDLQHIQGHKYDNTALYSVVHLSPKSPAYDLLSKMLEYDPRKRITAAQALEHEYFRIEPLPGRNALVASQGEKAVNYLTRPVDTTTDFEGTTSLQPSQPVSSGNAGSMSGAHVGNRSMPRPLLNMQRMQPSQGLTAYNLATQAGMGGGMNPGGIPMQRGVGQAHHPQQLRRKDPGMGMTGYPPQQKSRRF; encoded by the exons atGGGCGACGGCAACCGAGGCCTCTCGGCTAATtctaattcaaattcaaatcacGGCGGTAGCAACAAGCCGGAGTGGCTCCAGCAGTATGATCTGATCGGCAAGATCGGCGAGGGAACCTACGGCCTCGTCTTCCTCGCCAGGACCAAGACCCCTAACAACCGCGGCAAATCCATTGCCATCAAGAAATTCAAGCAGTCCAAGGACGGCGACGGCGTCTCCCCCACCGCCATCCGCGAAATCATG TTACTGCGGGAAATCTCCCACGATAATGTGGTGAAGCTTGTGAATGTTCACATCAATCACTCCGACATGTCGCTCTATCTGGCTTTTGATTACGCTGAGCATGACCTTTAT GAAATCATTAGACATCATAGAGACAAAGTTAATCATGCGATCAATCAGTATACTGTTAAGTCCTTGCTATGGCAACTGCTCAATGGACTAAATTATCTTCATAG CAATTGGATAATTCATCGTGATCTAAAGCCATCTAATATCTTG GTTATGGGTGACGCAGAGGAACAAGGAGTGGTCAAAATTGCCGATTTTGGACTTGCAAGAATATATCAGGCTCCCTTGAAGTCGTTGTCTGAAAACGGG GTTGTGGTAACCATATGGTATCGTGCACCAGAATTGCTCCTTGGGGCAAAGCACTACACAAGTGCTGTCG ATATGTGGGCTGTTGGATGCATTTTTGCTGAGCTTTTAACTTTGAAGCCATTATTTCAAGGGGTAGAAGTGAAAGCTACACCAAATCCTTTCCAG CTTGATCAACTTGACAAGATTTTCAAAGTTCTAG GCCATCCTACACTAGAAAAGTGGCCGACACTTTCAAATCTTCCACACTGGCAACAAGACCTACAACACATTCAAGGGCACAAGTA TGACAATACTGCACTTTACAGTGTAGTTCACCTCTCTCCAAAAAGTCCTGCATATGACCTCCTATCTAAGATGCTCGA ATATGATCCTCGAAAGCGTATAACAGCAGCACAAGCGTTAGAACACGA ATACTTTCGTATAGAACCTCTACCAGGACGCAA TGCATTGGTAGCCAGTCAAGGAGAAAAGGCAGTGAATTACCTTACTCGTCCGGTTGACACAACTACAGACTTTGAAGGGACAACCAGCCTTCAACCTTCACAACCG GTATCGTCTGGAAATGCAGGAAGCATGTCAGGTGCTCATGTAGGGAACAGATCTATGCCCAGGCCGTTACTTAACATGCAAAGAATGCAGCCATCTCAGGGCTTGACTGCATATAATCTTGCAACACAGGCAGGGATGGGTGGTGGAATGAATCCTGGTGGTATCCCCATGCAGCGTGGTGTTGGTCAGGCCCATCACCCACAACAG TTGAGAAGGAAAGATCCAGGAATGGGGATGACTGGATACCCTCCACAGCAGAAATCAAGACGTTTCTGA
- the LOC133726118 gene encoding uncharacterized protein LOC133726118, whose product MTTNPQKWRAPLNLLRCYDVVSTHNTRRLLHDGPDTVEELLDRHVVKKVKHLDEEEEELLNRRRLTTTRREALCLYRDILRATRFFMWTDSRGVLWRDVLRENARKEFEEARFETDPEVVTRLLIGGHDAVQSALDKLAEKQRQQIQKERSGGEDQP is encoded by the coding sequence ATGACCACGAACCCACAGAAATGGAGAGCCCCTCTGAACCTTCTCCGTTGCTACGATGTCGTTTCGACTCATAACACCCGGCGTCTGTTGCACGACGGCCCAGACACTGTGGAGGAACTCCTAGACAGACACGTGGTGAAGAAAGTGAAACACTTGgacgaggaggaggaagagctgCTGAATCGGCGGCGACTGACGACCACGCGTCGGGAGGCGCTGTGTCTTTATCGAGACATTCTCAGGGCGACGCGGTTCTTCATGTGGACGGACTCTCGGGGCGTGCTATGGCGAGATGTGTTGAGAGAGAACGCGAGGAAGGAGTTCGAGGAGGCCCGGTTCGAAACGGATCCGGAAGTTGTGACCCGATTGCTGATCGGAGGGCATGATGCTGTACAGTCGGCGTTGGATAAGCTCGCCGAGAAGCAGAGGCAGCAGATTCAGAAGGAGCGAAGCGGTGGTGAAGATCAACCgtaa
- the LOC133724653 gene encoding uncharacterized protein LOC133724653 isoform X1, with protein MPCMQIHYSKIVCFIWFSWCCSSAKEPIRYTHAIADTNHFIEVNDGSCLSNMQCVLGSDAEGYELMIRIWLNHNWCFDMVQGVAATSQGSKQKVELWSRNLLWLVFFLLCVSGLVAIWMELEQFIITPILFALSHCFSVES; from the exons ATGCCATGTATGCAAATTCACTATTCAAAAATTGTTTGTTTCATTTGGTTTTCTTGGTGCTGTTCTAGCGCAAAAGAACCAATACGATACACACATGCTATTGCAGATACCAATCATTTCATTGAG GTTAATGATGGGTCCTGTCTCTCAAATATGCAATGTGTATTGGGTTCAGATGCTGAAGGTTATGAACTTATGATCAG AATCTGGCTCAATCACAACTGGTGCTTTGATATGGTGCAAGGCGTTGCAGCTACTAGCCAAGGGTCAAAGCAAAAAGTGGAATTGTGGTCAAGAAACTTGTTGTGGTTAGTATTTTTCCTCCTCTGTGTGTCTGGCTTGGTAGCTATCTGGATGGAGCTTGAACAGTTTATCATCACTCCAATCCTGTTTGCCCTTTCTCACTGCTTTtcagttgaaagttga
- the LOC133724653 gene encoding asparagine--tRNA ligase, chloroplastic/mitochondrial-like isoform X2: MPCMQIHYSKIVCFIWFSWCCSSAKEPIRYTHAIADTNHFIEVNDGSCLSNMQCVLGSDAEGYELMIRIWLNHNWCFDMVQGVAATSQGSKQKVELWSRNLLC, encoded by the exons ATGCCATGTATGCAAATTCACTATTCAAAAATTGTTTGTTTCATTTGGTTTTCTTGGTGCTGTTCTAGCGCAAAAGAACCAATACGATACACACATGCTATTGCAGATACCAATCATTTCATTGAG GTTAATGATGGGTCCTGTCTCTCAAATATGCAATGTGTATTGGGTTCAGATGCTGAAGGTTATGAACTTATGATCAG AATCTGGCTCAATCACAACTGGTGCTTTGATATGGTGCAAGGCGTTGCAGCTACTAGCCAAGGGTCAAAGCAAAAAGTGGAATTGTGGTCAAGAAACTTGTTGTG ttga